A genome region from Primulina eburnea isolate SZY01 chromosome 9, ASM2296580v1, whole genome shotgun sequence includes the following:
- the LOC140840741 gene encoding uncharacterized protein, with amino-acid sequence MQLIIYQFQELRPPKFFGNKSGEKAAGWLKSINNLFNLLEYSQDIRLKLSIYQLKDRAQLWWEATEEAMKDSSEIVTWDAFRAHFTQEYAPPSYYAAKEEEFNQLVQGNKSVVEYASQFYALLPYVPHVAKKDQAKLSHFLHGFQWTVHTLVMTGSPNTYIQAVEKAKKIEASLLREDPQPGPSSVSQGSGSSMSMPVDLPTYQPVQSYQQPKQRRYKAKGKQFKKKSQSNSSSSGSARGGGSVGSSNTVHCARCGGRYFSSQCVGVQGSYYVCGQVGHCQNTGASHSFLSAAFFDEHEIATIPLLDTVSVATLAGCCQLAIKDFFIYALDAIREERLKVLDILVFKDFLDVFLDEIPGFLPQREIDLSIELMPGTNPISRAPYRLAPTELVLFLGHVISAQGVSVDLSKVEAVINWPKPTNVSEIRSFLGLAGCYWRFIEGFSRIARPMIQLTQKDRRLYQPGRMNQVADALSRKVQPKMLASLTISKTDGQSERTIQTLEDMLRAVVMDFSGGWQESLSLVEFSYNNSFQATIGMTPFEALYGRKCRSLICSEDVGERHMSLPEFIQEMKDKVEMIRKRMKAA; translated from the exons ATGCAGTTAATAATTTATCAGTTCCAAGAATTACGTCCTCCAAAATTCTTTGGCAACAAGAGCGGAGAAAAAGCAGCaggctggctgaaaagtataaATAATCTATTTAATTTGTTGGAGTATTCTCAAGATATTAGATTGAAGCTTTCCATCTACCAACTTAAAGACCGAGCACAACTCTGGTGGGAAGCTACAGAGGAAGCAATGAAGGACTCTAGTGAAATTGTTACTTGGGATGCATTCCGTGCTCACTTTACCCAAGAATATGCACCACCATCATATTATGCTGCTAAAGAAGAAGAGTTCAATCAGTTGGTGCAGGGCAATAAATCAGTGGTGGAATATGCTTCACAGTTTTATGCTCTTTTGCCCTATGTTCCACACGTTGCTAAGAAAGATCAAGCTAAACTATCACATTTTCTGCACGGGTTTCAGTGGACTGTTCATACTTTGGTAATGACTGGGTCGCCTAATACGTATATTCAAGCAGTGGAAAAGGCGAAGAAAATTGAAGCAAGTTTGCTCAGAGAAGACCCACAGCCAGGTCCATCATCTGTTTCTCAGGGGTCTGGCAGTAGTATGTCAATGCCAGTGGATTTACCTACATATCAGCCTGTACAGTCATACCAACAACCCAAACAGCGGAGGTACAAGGCaaaaggaaagcaattcaagaagaaGTCTCAATCCAACTCCTCCAGTTCAGGCAGTGCACGAGGGGGAGGTTCTGTTGGGTCGTCTAACACTGTGCATTGTGCCCGATGTGGTGGACGATATTTTAGTTCCCAATGTGTAGGAGTTCAGGGGTCCTATTACGTCTGTGGTCAAGTTGGGCATTGCCAAA acacaggagcatctcattcatttttATCTGCTGCATTTTTTGATGAGCATGAGATTGCTACTATTCCGTTGTTGGATACTGTGTCTGTGGCTACTCTTGCCG GTTGTTGTCAATTGGCAATCAAGGATTTTTTTATCTATGCTCTTGATGCAATACGGGAAGAACGGTTGAAAGTTTTAGACATTCTagttttcaaggattttctAGATGTATTTCttgatgagattccaggcttTCTGCCTCAAAGGGAAATAGATcttagcattgaattgatgccagggaCAAATCCTATTTCTAGAGCACCATATCGTTTAGCTCCGACAGAATT AGTTTTATTTTTAGGCCATGTTATATCTGCACAAGGAGTATCTGTTGATCttagtaaagttgaagctgttatcAATTGGCCTAAACCAACCAATGTGTCTGAGATTCGAAGCTTTTTGGGATTAGCTGGGTGCTATTGGCGTttcattgaaggattttctaGAATAGCTAGGCCTATGatccagttgacacagaaagaTCGACGTCTT tacCAACCAGGTCGAATGAATCAagttgcagatgctttgagcagaaaggtTCAACCTAAAATGTTGGCATCTTTGACTATTTCAAAG acagatggtcagtcagagaggaccaTTCAGACACTCGAGGACATGTTGCGAGCAGTCGTGATGGATTTTAGTGGCGGTTGGCAGGAATCATTGTCACTtgttgaattctcttacaataacagcttccaagcaaccATCGGAATGACACCATTTGAAGCCTTGTACGGTAGAAAGTGTAGATCTTTGATATGCTCGGAAGATGTAGGAGAAAGACATATGTCATTGCCAGAATTTATACAAGAAATGAAAGATAAGGTTGAAATGATAAGGAAAAGAATGAAAGCAGCGTAA